Proteins encoded by one window of Kribbella flavida DSM 17836:
- a CDS encoding DNA polymerase III subunit gamma and tau translates to MSVGGARVAVVEAPLALYRRYRPETFAEVIGQDHVTAPLRNALSNNRVNHAYLFSGPRGCGKTTSARILARAINCEKGPIAQPCGVCKSCTDLARGGPGSIDVIEIDAASHGGVDDARDLRERAFFAPVESRYKIYIIDEAHMVTTQGFNALLKLVEEPPPHLKFIFATTEPDKVIGTIRSRTHHYPFRLVPPKVLGDYMATLCEAEGVAIAPAALPLVVRAGAGSVRDSLSVLDQLIGGAGPEGVTYELAVALLGFTPDSLLDACVDGFAAHDSRAVFETVEKVIETGQDPKRFAEDLLRRLRDLVILSAVPNAVASGLIEAAEDQGERLQTQAAGIGPAELTRAADIVAAGLLEMRGATAPRLQLELICAKVLLPGADDSTNGIQARLDRMERRLTIGVPAGTPEVAPAARVMPATDGAAGTPAGGSAGGSSAGGVGGSAGAAVAGGAGSAGAVGGVGSAGGVGGAAGASGGGTGGSAGDAGAAAGSTGGAAGSTNGGRAASVASARAGAGGRAESGAAGGAVNPPVGGDNRSGAWPDESDSAGAGRAGGGQAAAGRVDGGQAGGAQADAGQAGGGDAAPGQASSGQGGAGWSGAGAGQTGGQAGAGQAGAVGEPGGQSLAASAVAPAAAAPVSSGAVGLADVRRLWPEVLEAVKTKRRFAWIMLSQNAQVIAIDDQTLTLGLVNAGARESFARSGSDEILRQAMIDTIGLNRRIEAVVDPSTDPGAGQGAAPPPAPPAAPSSSSWGSQAAQGVAGGGAGGAQSGVGASGQPASGGSVGQAGAGAGGSAGQSGSGGLGGAAGHGGAAGPGGAAGVGVSGGPGGRGGPGGEAGSGGASGVSGSGGASGVSGSGGATGGTGSGGPTGASGPGGATGVSGSGGPGGVAGGNGSFGAGAAGGLAGDFGAGQAAAEPDWFAEGGPDWAQGPAGSPSDESALAGGGASGAGASLTGGAAARAGAAGVDGGSRGTGAGRAGVADPVSGVDGLSSPAGAGGATVNGGVQGPADGQGQPVAGVPLQGGQQAGGPPAPSAVPDQVDRRELAASKRRAAEAAVAAEQARKAALATVTEAPLTPEEEAEAIGEDDIVLEEDSRSHTDLLRDTLGAQIITEEPN, encoded by the coding sequence ATGTCGGTCGGCGGCGCTAGGGTTGCGGTCGTGGAAGCACCCCTTGCGTTGTACCGCCGGTATCGCCCGGAGACGTTCGCCGAGGTGATCGGGCAGGACCATGTCACGGCGCCGTTGCGCAACGCGCTGAGCAACAACCGGGTCAACCACGCCTACCTGTTCTCCGGCCCGCGCGGATGCGGCAAGACGACCAGCGCCCGGATCCTGGCGCGTGCGATCAACTGCGAGAAAGGGCCGATCGCGCAGCCGTGCGGCGTGTGCAAGTCCTGCACCGACCTGGCGCGCGGCGGTCCGGGCAGCATCGACGTGATCGAGATCGACGCCGCCTCGCACGGTGGTGTCGACGACGCCCGAGACCTGCGCGAACGTGCGTTCTTCGCGCCGGTCGAGAGCCGGTACAAGATCTACATCATCGACGAGGCGCACATGGTGACGACGCAGGGCTTCAACGCCCTGCTGAAGCTGGTCGAGGAGCCGCCGCCGCACCTCAAGTTCATCTTCGCCACCACCGAGCCCGACAAGGTGATCGGCACGATCCGGTCCCGCACCCACCACTACCCGTTCCGCCTGGTGCCGCCGAAGGTGCTCGGCGACTACATGGCGACGCTGTGCGAGGCCGAGGGCGTTGCGATCGCGCCGGCCGCGCTGCCGCTGGTGGTCCGCGCGGGCGCCGGGTCGGTGCGTGACTCGCTGAGCGTTCTGGACCAGCTGATCGGTGGTGCAGGGCCGGAGGGTGTGACGTACGAGCTGGCCGTCGCGCTGCTCGGGTTCACGCCCGACTCGCTGCTGGATGCGTGCGTGGACGGGTTCGCGGCACACGACAGCAGGGCTGTGTTCGAGACGGTCGAGAAGGTCATCGAGACCGGGCAGGACCCGAAGCGGTTCGCCGAGGACCTGCTGCGCCGGCTCCGGGACCTGGTCATCCTGTCGGCGGTGCCGAACGCGGTTGCCTCCGGCCTGATCGAAGCGGCCGAGGACCAGGGCGAACGCCTGCAGACCCAGGCCGCTGGGATCGGCCCGGCCGAGCTGACTCGCGCGGCCGACATCGTGGCAGCCGGCCTGCTGGAGATGCGCGGCGCGACGGCCCCCCGGCTCCAGCTCGAACTCATCTGCGCCAAGGTGCTGCTGCCCGGCGCGGACGACTCCACCAACGGCATCCAGGCCCGGCTCGACCGGATGGAGCGCCGCCTCACGATCGGCGTCCCCGCCGGTACGCCGGAGGTGGCGCCTGCTGCGCGGGTGATGCCGGCGACCGACGGAGCTGCTGGTACGCCGGCGGGTGGTTCCGCGGGTGGTTCTTCGGCGGGCGGAGTCGGCGGCTCGGCGGGTGCTGCTGTTGCTGGTGGAGCGGGCTCGGCGGGTGCCGTAGGCGGCGTGGGCTCAGCGGGTGGCGTAGGCGGCGCGGCGGGTGCTTCCGGTGGCGGTACAGGTGGCTCGGCGGGTGACGCGGGCGCTGCGGCGGGTTCCACGGGTGGCGCGGCGGGTTCCACGAATGGTGGGCGTGCTGCCTCTGTTGCTTCGGCTCGCGCGGGAGCGGGCGGTCGGGCGGAGTCAGGTGCTGCCGGGGGAGCGGTGAATCCGCCGGTCGGCGGAGACAACCGGTCCGGTGCGTGGCCCGACGAGTCGGATTCTGCAGGTGCTGGTCGGGCAGGTGGCGGTCAGGCGGCTGCTGGGCGCGTCGATGGCGGTCAAGCCGGTGGTGCCCAGGCTGACGCTGGTCAGGCGGGTGGCGGGGACGCTGCCCCCGGTCAGGCGAGTAGTGGGCAAGGCGGCGCAGGGTGGTCTGGTGCTGGTGCTGGTCAGACCGGCGGGCAGGCTGGTGCTGGGCAGGCCGGGGCGGTTGGGGAGCCGGGTGGCCAGTCGCTGGCGGCTTCGGCGGTGGCGCCGGCTGCAGCTGCTCCGGTGTCGTCGGGTGCTGTTGGGCTTGCTGATGTTCGGCGGCTGTGGCCCGAAGTTCTCGAGGCTGTGAAGACGAAGCGCCGGTTCGCCTGGATCATGCTGAGTCAGAACGCTCAGGTGATCGCGATCGACGACCAGACGCTGACGTTGGGGCTGGTGAACGCCGGGGCTCGGGAGAGCTTCGCGCGTTCGGGCAGCGACGAGATTCTGCGGCAGGCGATGATCGACACGATCGGGCTCAACCGGCGGATCGAGGCGGTGGTGGATCCGTCGACTGATCCCGGCGCGGGTCAGGGTGCGGCACCGCCGCCGGCGCCTCCGGCTGCGCCGTCGAGTTCGTCGTGGGGTTCGCAGGCGGCACAGGGTGTGGCTGGTGGAGGCGCGGGCGGTGCCCAGTCCGGTGTTGGGGCGTCTGGGCAGCCTGCATCTGGCGGATCGGTGGGTCAGGCTGGAGCGGGCGCGGGTGGCTCAGCTGGGCAGAGTGGATCCGGCGGTTTGGGCGGAGCTGCTGGGCACGGCGGAGCTGCTGGTCCTGGTGGAGCTGCAGGCGTAGGCGTGTCGGGCGGTCCGGGCGGCCGTGGTGGGCCCGGCGGAGAGGCTGGCTCCGGCGGGGCGAGCGGCGTGAGTGGATCCGGCGGGGCGAGCGGCGTGAGTGGATCCGGCGGGGCGACCGGCGGGACCGGATCCGGTGGTCCGACCGGCGCGAGTGGGCCCGGTGGCGCGACCGGCGTGAGTGGGTCCGGTGGTCCCGGCGGGGTTGCTGGGGGCAACGGTTCGTTCGGTGCCGGGGCTGCGGGCGGCCTGGCTGGTGACTTCGGCGCGGGGCAGGCGGCGGCTGAGCCAGACTGGTTTGCTGAAGGTGGTCCGGACTGGGCGCAGGGTCCCGCGGGATCGCCGAGTGACGAGTCGGCGCTGGCCGGCGGTGGAGCCTCGGGTGCCGGCGCGTCGCTGACGGGTGGCGCGGCTGCGCGTGCGGGCGCGGCAGGTGTGGATGGCGGCAGTCGCGGTACGGGCGCGGGGCGGGCTGGAGTTGCTGATCCCGTGAGTGGTGTCGACGGGCTGTCTTCGCCGGCTGGCGCCGGTGGGGCGACCGTGAACGGCGGCGTCCAGGGACCGGCGGACGGGCAGGGGCAGCCGGTTGCCGGCGTGCCGTTGCAGGGTGGTCAGCAGGCGGGTGGACCGCCGGCTCCGTCGGCTGTTCCGGATCAGGTCGACCGGCGGGAACTCGCTGCCAGTAAGCGGCGCGCGGCCGAGGCTGCGGTTGCGGCTGAGCAGGCGCGCAAGGCGGCTCTGGCGACGGTGACCGAGGCGCCTCTCACGCCTGAGGAGGAGGCGGAGGCGATCGGTGAGGACGACATCGTGCTGGAAGAGGACTCGCGGTCGCACACCGACCTGCTGCGTGACACGCTCGGCGCGCAGATCATCACCGAAGAACCGAACTGA
- the recR gene encoding recombination mediator RecR produces the protein MYEGAVQDLIDELGRLPGVGPKSAQRIAFHLLSADETDVRRLAHVLVQVKEKVKFCEICGNVAEETMCRICRDPRRDLALICVVEEAKDVVAIERTREFRGRYHVLGGAISPIEGIGPDELRIRELMQRLASGEVTEIILATDPNLEGEATATYLSRLLRPMGLRVTRLASGLPVGGDLEYADEVTLGRAFEGRRSIDD, from the coding sequence GTGTACGAAGGGGCCGTCCAGGACCTCATCGACGAGCTCGGCCGGCTCCCCGGCGTCGGTCCGAAGTCCGCGCAACGCATCGCGTTCCACCTGTTGTCCGCCGACGAGACCGACGTTCGGCGGCTGGCGCACGTCCTGGTGCAGGTGAAGGAGAAGGTCAAGTTCTGCGAGATCTGCGGCAACGTGGCCGAGGAGACGATGTGCCGGATCTGCCGCGACCCGCGCCGCGACCTCGCGCTGATCTGCGTGGTCGAGGAGGCCAAGGACGTGGTCGCGATCGAGCGGACCCGGGAGTTCCGCGGCCGGTACCACGTGCTCGGCGGTGCGATCTCGCCGATCGAGGGCATCGGCCCGGACGAGCTGCGGATCCGCGAACTGATGCAGCGACTGGCCAGCGGTGAGGTGACCGAGATCATTCTCGCTACCGACCCGAACCTGGAAGGCGAGGCGACCGCCACCTACCTGAGCCGGTTGCTCCGGCCCATGGGGTTGCGCGTCACCCGTTTGGCCAGTGGACTACCTGTAGGCGGTGACCTCGAGTACGCCGACGAGGTCACACTCGGACGGGCGTTTGAAGGGCGACGATCGATCGATGACTGA